The following DNA comes from Streptomyces sp. NBC_00690.
ATGAGGAGCGGGTCAGGGACTTCGGACGGAGGTGCCCAACTGCCGGAGAGGTACGGACGCGGGCCGCTCTCCCCGGAGTGGTCGGATGGTTCGGTTTCCCCCGATCCAGGTCCGGCTGCTGAACTGTCGGGCGCGGTGCCCGGGTTGCTCCCGTTGATGGTCGAGTCGGGGGAGGCGAGCAGACCGGCCCGCGGGGTACGACGGGCCTGCCGCCGCACCCCATGGGATGACCGTGCCGGCTCAGGCGCGCCGTTGGGTGATGAGCCGAGCGCCGCGGGACTCCTTCTCGGCCTCCTGCCACAGCCTGCGCAACATGCGAGCCCGTTCCGCCGGGCGCATCCGTGAGATCGCGATCTCCGCACAGGCGACCCCGTCCCCCCACGGCATCGTCATCGTCGCGCGCTGGTGCGGGATGGGTGTCGGAGCCGGATGGCTCGCAGAGGTGAGCGAGCGGGGTTCGCCGGACCTGGAGTCGGTGGCCGCGGCCCGAGCATCAGCCCGCTGCTTCTGCTGCTGCGGGGTGAGCCGGGACAGATTGCGCACATGGACGACCTTGCGACGTCCGGCGAGCAGATCGGCCTGGAGCTCCGGGCCGAGTTCCAGGACGGACAGCTTGGAGGAGATCGTCGACTGGGCGATGCCGAGCCGCTTGGCCGCCTTGCTCTGGGACCCGTAGAACTCCACCAACTTCTTGAGTGCGTGGGCCTGTTCCAGCGGATTCATGTCGTCCCGGTGGACGTTGGCGACGAAGGCCGCCTCCAGGAGCGACCGGTCGGTCGATACGAGCGCGTCGTCGACACTGACCCGGACATGGGTGAGCCCCGCCCGACGGGCCGCCTCCAGGCGCCGATGACCGTCGATCACGATATACCGGGCGCTGGGGTCGAGTTCGACCGCACGGGTCGGACGCTCTCGTACATAGGCTTGGATGGAAGCGACCGTGATGGCGTTGACGAGACCGATCTCCCGCACGCTGGTGGTCAGCGACTCCAAATCCCTCAAGGCTTCGCGTGGATTATCGGGGTTCTGGCTGATGTGACTCAGCGGCAGTTCCGACGGATGGCTGACGGTGGCGTCGGAGGGGGTCTGCCCTGGGGCGGTCATGGTGAACATCTCGGAGGACATACTGATGGAACCCTTCTCTGGCCTGCCGCCCAAGCCCCCCGCGTTCAAGCCCGGGCACTTTGGCAAGATGACAGGGGTCACCAGCCACCGCCTGGCCATGACCTTGCCAATCGCTTGCCACATGGCAATCGATTGCAGAAGATGCATGGCATGACAAACGGGGGAATGCACTTCCGCATCCTGGGAAGGATGGAGTGGCTTTCCCGGGACGTCGCTCTGCCGATCGGACGCCGTCGCGAAAGGCTGTTGCTCGGACTGCTCTTGCTCGACATAGGAAGAGTCGTGCCGGCGCATCGGCTCGTCGATCTCCTGTGGGATGAGGAAGACCCTCCGTCCAGCGCACGCGGCAGTCTTCAGGTCCACGTCTCGCGACTGCGCGGTCGCTTCACGGCGGCGGGGGCCGAGCAGCACGGGTTCTTCCTGTCCCGGGGCAATGACGGATACCTCGTGGACGGGGACCCCGAAGCCGTCGATCTGCACCGCGTCCGCCGTCTGTGGCAGCGCGCCGAAAGGGAGCAGGACGTGCATGAGCGGCTGCGGCTGCTCAATCTGGCACTCGACGACTGGGGTGGCCCGGTGCTCGCCGGTACCGCAGCGGAGGGGCTCGTGCGCCGGCTCGGCACCGGCGTGGACGCGTTATACCTCTCGGCGGTCACCCAGCGGGCGGAGGCGCGGCTTGCCCTGGGCCACCGGGGGCTCCTGCTGGAGGAGTTGGCGCGGGCAACGGCGGAGTACCCGCACCACGAGCGGCTCGCCATGCTCCGCATGATCGCCCTCTACCGCGCCGACCACCGTGGCGAGGCGCTGAAGGTCTACCACGAGACCCGGGCCAGGCTCGCCCAGGACCTCGGTCTCGACCCGGGCGCCGATCTGAATCGCGTCCAGGGGATGATCCTGCGGGCGGATCCCGAACTGCTCGACGGACCGATACTGCCGGATGCCGTCCGTGCAGCCCAGCAGCGCTACGGACCTGCCCGCGGCAACCAAGGGCTCCCCGGTTCCGTACCCCGTGCCCGTACGGCCGGCGGTGTCGAAGGAGGTGCGGCCGGGCCGGCGCAGGTGCGGGACTCCGACAGGGGTTCGGCTTCCATATCCGCTTCTACTGTGGCCAAGGCTCTCAAAACCCACCATGACCGAGCACAGCATGTCGAAAAGGATGTAAGCCACCGACCCCAAACCAGCCATTCCGATCTGCGCGGTTCCTTGTCGTATCGGGTGGATGATCACTCCGATCCGGGGCCGGTGCCCACCCGCCCGGTTGCGGAATCCGTGCAACGCCGTTCCCGGACGGGCGCGTTCATCGGCCGGGCACACGAACTGGAGCGCCTGACCCAGCTCGCATCGCTGGCACGCGGCGGCTCCGGAGTCGTCATGATCGTGGGCCCCGCAGGCAGCGGAAAGACCGCGCTCGCCCTCCAATGGTGTCGCGGCAGCACCGATGCCTTCCCCGACGGTCAGCTCTTCCTGAACCTCCGCGGACACGGCGACGAGAGCCCAATGAATCCCAAGGAGGCGCTGTCCGGCCTGCTACGGGCCCTCGGGGTGCCCTACCAGAAGCTGCCCCACGACGTACCCGCCCTGGCCGAGCTCTACCAGCGCACCCTGACGGGACGCCGGGTGCTCGTCGTCCTCGACAACGCCGAGACCGCCGAGCAGGTCAGACAACTCCTTCCGTACGAAGCCGGCTGCCTCGCACTGGTCACCAGCCGCAACCGACTGGGCGCGCTGATCGTCAGTCACGGCGCCCCCATGCTCCCGCTCTGTCCGCTCGCCGCTGACGACGCGGAAGAACTCGTGCGCAGCGTCATCGGACCCGCCCGCGCCGCGGCCGAGCCCGATGCCCTCGCCGATCTGGTCGCCATCTGCGACCGCACCCCCCTCGCCCTGCGGATAGCCGCGGCCAATCTCGCCCTGCACCCCCAGAGCCTGATCGCCGATCATGTCGCGGAGATGCGCTCGGGCAACCCGCTGGAGAGCCTCGCAGTGGCCGGCGACCCCGACTCCGCGGTCCGCAGGGCCTTCGAGCACTCGTACCGCCGACTGGACCCGCAGGCCAAGGAGGCGTTCCGAACGCTGGGGCTGCTGCCCTGTCCCGTCACCACCGCAGCGGCCGTCGCAGCGCTGCTGGGCCGTTCGATCAGCGCCGCACACCGG
Coding sequences within:
- a CDS encoding ParB/RepB/Spo0J family partition protein, yielding MSSEMFTMTAPGQTPSDATVSHPSELPLSHISQNPDNPREALRDLESLTTSVREIGLVNAITVASIQAYVRERPTRAVELDPSARYIVIDGHRRLEAARRAGLTHVRVSVDDALVSTDRSLLEAAFVANVHRDDMNPLEQAHALKKLVEFYGSQSKAAKRLGIAQSTISSKLSVLELGPELQADLLAGRRKVVHVRNLSRLTPQQQKQRADARAAATDSRSGEPRSLTSASHPAPTPIPHQRATMTMPWGDGVACAEIAISRMRPAERARMLRRLWQEAEKESRGARLITQRRA
- a CDS encoding AfsR/SARP family transcriptional regulator, with the protein product MEWLSRDVALPIGRRRERLLLGLLLLDIGRVVPAHRLVDLLWDEEDPPSSARGSLQVHVSRLRGRFTAAGAEQHGFFLSRGNDGYLVDGDPEAVDLHRVRRLWQRAEREQDVHERLRLLNLALDDWGGPVLAGTAAEGLVRRLGTGVDALYLSAVTQRAEARLALGHRGLLLEELARATAEYPHHERLAMLRMIALYRADHRGEALKVYHETRARLAQDLGLDPGADLNRVQGMILRADPELLDGPILPDAVRAAQQRYGPARGNQGLPGSVPRARTAGGVEGGAAGPAQVRDSDRGSASISASTVAKALKTHHDRAQHVEKDVSHRPQTSHSDLRGSLSYRVDDHSDPGPVPTRPVAESVQRRSRTGAFIGRAHELERLTQLASLARGGSGVVMIVGPAGSGKTALALQWCRGSTDAFPDGQLFLNLRGHGDESPMNPKEALSGLLRALGVPYQKLPHDVPALAELYQRTLTGRRVLVVLDNAETAEQVRQLLPYEAGCLALVTSRNRLGALIVSHGAPMLPLCPLAADDAEELVRSVIGPARAAAEPDALADLVAICDRTPLALRIAAANLALHPQSLIADHVAEMRSGNPLESLAVAGDPDSAVRRAFEHSYRRLDPQAKEAFRTLGLLPCPVTTAAAVAALLGRSISAAHRVIDRLFAEHLVERNGQDRLRLHDLIWWYARLLADAEESATAHREARRRLLRWYTACADAAARSLYPQILRLDIEPVAPEDRPETFLDPQAAADWFDAEQAGLVRLIETEAVGEPHPAVWILADTLRGYFWLRRDAETWTAVATVALRAAQQAGDLRGQAAAQQSLGLVTFTLGGLELSRTHFEQAIELARRSGWGECESVALSNLAGVSADLGLLSHAAEFYAQSIGIDRGLRRTPHQPLQGLSEVLYGMGRLVEAEQLCRRALAISRQISAPDSIARISTTLAMISLDLGDLSTAEGLARQSLEGFQAIGNLAGEGDAFSALALIAAEGGDDLAALRYGLAACRLSRRSGRPRIKLDAMLALGHARYHRHEYTRAFEHFRIARRTAEQMGYLKGRTMALLGLGVCAVGARRHHEALGYAAGALALAQASQLRLLEGQAQAVISLAQEQSGHPAAAQRAREQAVAIYQMSGYRPVRSPFGEAVDSGTAAPRACGRA